The genome window AACGATCTTCGGAAAGACGTCACCGGGCTGCAGGACGAGCTCATCCAGAAGCTCGACGCGCTCCAGGAAAGGATGTCGAAGTACGAGGAGAACATCGACGAGGATCGGATCCTTGCCTTCGCCAACGAAGCGATGGCCTCCGCCTCCAACGAAGGGGCCGCCGCCGCCCCGACGGCGGAGGCGGTCGATGGGGACGCGCTCAAGCGTCTCCGAGCATCGCTCGCGAATATCGACCGAGGCACGTCGCTCACCGAAGTTCTCACTCAGCTCCTGCAAGAGGCGTCTCAGTTCGCTCCCAGGGTGGCTTTGTTCATCCTGAAAGGGGGCTCCTGCATCGGCTGGAACGGCCGGGGCTTCGACCAGACGCCGGGCTTCAACAACGAAGCCATCAAGAAAGTCTCCGTCCCTTCGAGTGCCGACACGCTGTTCAGCGCGGTGATCCGAGATCGTGCCACGTTCCATGGAGATTCCAACGAGCATCGGGACAACGTACAGCTGTTGTCACGGATCGGAAGCGTGCTCCCGACGGCGGTGTTCGCGACTCCCCTGATTCTGAGGGACCGCATCGCTGCCATCGTCTACGCGGACACCGGTGACCAATCGGTTGGGCTGCCGAGCGCGGAAGCTTTGGAGATCCTGACTTCCTACGCGTCGAGATTGCTCGACGCCCTGAGCTCTCAGAAGACGGGCAAGCCAGAAGTGACCCCCACGCCGTCGCCGCCGGTGTATACGAAGAAGACGCCGTCGCATCCCACCCAAGTCGTCACCGACTCCGATCCGGGAACCCGGATCCTCAGCTCGCCTGATGTGAAGCCACGATCCGTGGAGCAGACACCAGCTGGTCCATCAAGTCCGGCTTCCGCACCCGTGGCGAAGGCTCCCGAGCCCGAGCTCGACTCGCTGGATTCGGAGAGTCGGAAGAAGCACGAAGAGGCCATGCGGTTCGCTCGACTTCTCGTCTCGGAGATCAAGCTCTACAACGAGAGCAAAGTAAGGGAAGGTCGTGTGACTCGCGATCTCTACGCCAAACTCAGGGACGACATCGAGCGCAGCCGCCAACTCTACAAGGAACGCGTTTCGGAGACCATTCGGGCAGCGACGAACTACTTCAACGAGGAGCTCGTCCGAATCCTCGGGGACGGGGACGAGGCCACGCTCGGCCACCCGCTGCCGCCGACGTAGCCCATCGGGCTTTTGGTCATCGGAGGTCGCATGCCGGTTCACCCCGAATGGGCACGGCATCGGAGGAACTCGGGGCCTGCAAGAATCACGGATTGGGGTTAGAATAAGAGACGCGGGATCGAGCTCGTGCTCTAACGTTGCGGGGCGCTTTTCCAGCAGACGTCGATGGATCGAAGGCTTAATCGGGGGCGGTTGGGGATCTTTCTTGCGATCGCGCTCGTCTTCCTTCTATTAGGTTTCGTCTCGCCTCCGCGAGCCGCACGCGAGCCCGCGGAAAGCGCATCCACCGCCAAGACATCCCTTCCCTGGGAGCCTCTCAGCCATCCGGATGACGGCCTTCGGGAAGTGAAGGTCATCATGCGGAATGGTTTGGCTCGGGCCTCTCTCGAGGAGCTCTCGAGAGTCCGCGAGAGCGGCGCCACGGCGACGGCTCGCGGTCTGGCTTCTTTTGCCTCGGGCTTGGTGCTCGCCGGGGAAGGTCGGACAACGGATGCGATTCGGTATTTTCGGGCACCCGAGGTCGACTCGACCGAGCTCGGCGGTTATGCCCTGTTCGAGATCGCGCGACTCTCCGAGACCACCGACGCCGACGGAGCGCTGCAAGCCTTAGCCAGGCTCACCGAAGAGTACAAGGACACCGTCCGTGACGGACAGGCCCGGCTCGCGATGGCGCAGCTCCTGGAGGCTCGTAAGGACGTCGCCGGCGCCATCGCCGTTCTCGAGCCCGCGTCTTCGAGCCGGGATGAAGAGCTCCGGGGGGACGCGCTCTACGCGCTCGGCCGCCTTCATTTCGAGAGGGACCGCCCAGTGGACGCCGTCGAGGTCCTCGAGAAACTGTACTACGGGATGCCGACACACCCCCGGGCATCGACCGCTGTGAGTCTTCTCACGAGCGCCCGTAAAGCACTCCCCGAGCCGAGTCCGGCGCATTATTACCGTCTCGGCTTGAAGCGCGCGGAAGCATTCCTGGAGGAGCGCCGTTACTCGGACGCCTACTCCGCGTTTCGCTCCGTACTGAGCCGCTACTCCGGCGTCGCCGATTCCGATCTCCTGTTTCTCCGAATGGGGGTTTGCCAGTACCGTCGCCGGCAACTGACGGCGTCCTTGACGGATTTCCGGAAGGTACGGCGAGAGGAGCTTCTTCCCGAGTCGCTCTATTATCAGGCCGAAGTAGCCCGTCGCCTGGGGTCGAGCTCTACGCATCTCGAGCTGGTGAATCGCCTCATCGAGAACTATCCGGCGAGTGCATGGACCGAGGAAGCGATCTACTCTCTCGCCTCCCACCAGGATACGAGTGGTGAGCGTGAGATCTCTCTGAGCTACTTCACCAAGCTCGTGCAAATGTTTCCGAGTGGGAAGCGGTCTCTCGATGCCAAATGGCAGCTCTTCTGGGACGATTTCCGGCACGGCCGCTTCGATGAGGCGGGCCTTGGTCTCGAAGAAGCGGCGCGGGAAAAACCGGGAGCGGAGGGTCTCGCACGAATACTCTACTGGTCGGGCCGATCGTTCCAAGAAGCCGGTCGTGTCGACCGCGCCGAGTCCCTCTATCGCCAGGTGCTCCTCGGCTACAAGAACACCTACTATGGGCGACGGGCGCTCGAGCGTCTCGGGGAATTGCGTGGCGATTCGTTCTCGCTTTCGGCGATCGAATCGGCTCGAGACGGCATCGATCTGAGAGACGCCCTTTCGATAGACCGGGTCGCCAAGCAGCAGCGTATCGCCCAGCTCGACGTCGTCGGCCTCGACGAGGCGGCACTCGCCGAGGCTCGGAGCGCCGTTCGCGGGCTCCGAGACGACGCGGCGTTTCTCGCATTGGCTGCCTGGATTCACCACGATCGTGGAAGGAACATGGAGGCGATCCGAACGATTCGAGAAGCGTTTCCTTTTCACGAATCCGCCACCGGAGACCTGTTGCCCCGGCCGATCTGGCTTTTGTTCTATCCCCTCGATTACTGGGACGAGGTGCAGAAATACTCCAGCCAACACGAGCTCGATCCGTTTCTCGTCGCGGCGCTCATCCGCCAGGAGTCCACCTTCAATCCGCGAGTCCGGTCGCGTGCCGGGGCTCGTGGCCTCATGCAGATTCTGCCCGCCACGGGAAGGGTCCTCGCCCGCCAGGAGCGCCGAAAGTACGCGCTGGCCGATCTCTACGTTCCCGAGATCAACATTCGTTACGGAACGCGCTACCTGAAGCAGGAGCTCGCCCGATTCGACGAACGAGTGGACTACGCGCTCGCCAGCTACAACGCGGGACCGAATCGCG of Vicinamibacteria bacterium contains these proteins:
- a CDS encoding transglycosylase SLT domain-containing protein, with translation MDRRLNRGRLGIFLAIALVFLLLGFVSPPRAAREPAESASTAKTSLPWEPLSHPDDGLREVKVIMRNGLARASLEELSRVRESGATATARGLASFASGLVLAGEGRTTDAIRYFRAPEVDSTELGGYALFEIARLSETTDADGALQALARLTEEYKDTVRDGQARLAMAQLLEARKDVAGAIAVLEPASSSRDEELRGDALYALGRLHFERDRPVDAVEVLEKLYYGMPTHPRASTAVSLLTSARKALPEPSPAHYYRLGLKRAEAFLEERRYSDAYSAFRSVLSRYSGVADSDLLFLRMGVCQYRRRQLTASLTDFRKVRREELLPESLYYQAEVARRLGSSSTHLELVNRLIENYPASAWTEEAIYSLASHQDTSGEREISLSYFTKLVQMFPSGKRSLDAKWQLFWDDFRHGRFDEAGLGLEEAAREKPGAEGLARILYWSGRSFQEAGRVDRAESLYRQVLLGYKNTYYGRRALERLGELRGDSFSLSAIESARDGIDLRDALSIDRVAKQQRIAQLDVVGLDEAALAEARSAVRGLRDDAAFLALAAWIHHDRGRNMEAIRTIREAFPFHESATGDLLPRPIWLLFYPLDYWDEVQKYSSQHELDPFLVAALIRQESTFNPRVRSRAGARGLMQILPATGRVLARQERRKYALADLYVPEINIRYGTRYLKQELARFDERVDYALASYNAGPNRVRRWTGMDMSLDAEVFIEEIPFDETRNYVRLVLRNEMLYRRLYGGSDSEAAADE